A stretch of DNA from Triticum dicoccoides isolate Atlit2015 ecotype Zavitan chromosome 2A, WEW_v2.0, whole genome shotgun sequence:
CAACTTCAAAACTGTATCGAACACCTACAGCGTCTAAAGTGTGATCCCCCAGTTAAGCATTCAATAAAGAGATCTAAACACACCAATTCCAAGTCTAGCAAACCTACTGTGCATTGGTCACTGGTCACTAATGTCATGTTGTCAACTACTCCCTCTGCTccacaatgtaagacgttttttgccactacactagtgtcaaaaaatgtcttacattctgggatggagggagtagctaagTGTACCACACTTCAGCACCACCCAAAGCAATTGGGctaaaaaatcatcataaaaaaGTCATTTCTGATTGATAAACAAAATTATCCAAAACATTTTATACCGGGCCATGGTCCAATTCAGACAGTTCGGCAAACCTATAGGTTATAGTACATCCAAAATAGCAGCTCCAGCCACCAGGCATGAACTAACAACTTCTGCTGAACACCAAGAATAAGAAAGAAGCATACCACTGTATCCATTCGCCATGGTATCTAGTTGTTCCCTTCGAACCTCCAAGGGTGACGGCGGCACCGGCATGACCCCACCTGCAACAGTTCACCAAACCAATGAACTAAATCAATTGTTCATACTATGTACTATGATAAACAAATTCCAAGAATCGCTCAGCAGTCCAAATAAAGCGGTAGATTATTTTTGaacaaataccaagatgtattatcAGCAATGCAGAAGATTATTCAGATTTAGAAGAACAACATCGAAAAGTCATGTACATACAGGGGAGCTGCGTGATGTAGAGATGCAGCTGATGCCCGTCCTTCAGCCTCCATCGCCCATCAGTGCCAGATGCAACCAGCCAACTTGGTGGGTTGTCCGTACCGATCTCGGCATAGATGAGGCGGAGAAGCGCGCGGCGTGCAAGGCGTGCTGCGCCGAGGCACTTCGTGCCAGTGGCCAGGGAGAGGACGGTTGGGTTGAGTGGGTTCTGCGGGAAGGAGAGCAGGAAGGCGGCGAGGACGGTGGACTCGCATCCCTGCGGCTTGCCCTTCTTGGGGAGGGCATAGTACTGGCGGAGGGCGGCCAAGGAGGCTGCCTTGGCCCACAGGACTCCGTCTAGCGTGTGCGGCGAGGAGGATCGCAGCATTTAGGTGAGCCCAGAGGTTACAGCCTACATAGATCAACGAACAGTGATTCAGTGAACAAAGGGGAGCATTCCAACTGTCAAACAAAATcagaactactccctctgtcccataatgtaagacatgttTTGACTCtactgtagtgtcaaaaaacgtcttacattatgggacggagggagtatttcttatGGATCCAACCAGGGAAATGACAGAAGGAAACATGTATTACAAAAAATTGTTTGCTACGGTGAGTATTTCCTGCGCTTATTTACCAGTATATTTTTGTCTGTAAATGGTGGTGGCGAGACTCACATTATTCAGTCAGCGAGCACATAGTGTGCTCAGTTGAAATTCTATGAAGCTACAACTTAAAATTAATAGATGCTATGCTAAGACAGCCTGCTGCATTCTGCAATAGTTTGAAGGTCCCCGAAGTTTCAGTCATGGCAACAGCAATGAAGACCAAGGGCGACTGTAATATATACTACTAGCTAAAAACAGTAGCCGCGGTGGTACGGTACGGCCGCCATGTTTACCTGAAGCACAGCCGGCTCCCTTCTCCCGCTCCGCCGCGCGCCGCCTTCCTCCTAATCCTCTCTGGTCGCCGCCGATTCGCGTGGCCTCCCtaccgcgccggcgccggcgctcgaGCTGATCCTCCACTCGGTTTGCGGTGGCGCGACCGGGCTCCGAGAAAGAAGGTCGGAGGAAATACGGCGGTGGGAGATCCCGGCGACGGCTGTGGGATCGATCCGCGACGGCGAGGtacagcggcggcggaggagagtGAAGAAGAAGAGAGTACCAGAATTGACCGGCCCGGTGTGTGTGGACGTGGGTGCGGCCCAGAACCACGTGAAAGTAACAGGCCTGGGCTTACGGTGCCATGGCGTAGCCAGGGCGCGCGCCGGGCGCCCGTCCAGGTGGCTGGAGGCCACAGCTtcgttatttttattttttttatgcttccaaatattctaaataaaATATATTACAAACACTTTACATacagtatttgaaaaaaatgttaaatgtgtataatttTTTTTCTCATGTGAACAAAAAAATGCAGTGTGTGTGAAAGAAGTTGACCAttatatttaaaaaaaatgttaatcatatattaGAAAAATTCATTAGATGTATACCAAAAATACACAATGAGTATGAGAAAAAGTAGCATCAAAAATATAATTTctaaaaaaatgttaaatatgtatttaaaaaatgttcaccgtgtatataaaaaatacttcagatgtatacgaaaaatgttgaatgtgtactGAAAAAGCGTTAGCATGTGCTTGACCAATAAGAAACCAATGAAAACGACAAAAACAAATGAAAATGAAGGAAGCCTAAAATAAACCAAAAATAAAACAAAGAAAATAGAAAACCTGAATAAACCAATTCAAAAGTAAGGAGACGGAGAAAACcaagaaaaaagacaaagaaaaccaATAAAAGTttgaagaaataaaagaaaactgaaaaaataaagaaacaaaataaaagaaacatTGAAACCTGAAAGAAACAAATCAAAATGAATAAACACAAAAAAGAGTAAAAATCAAGAAATAAATGAAGAAACCGGTCAAAAAAGCAAAGGAAACAGAAAACCCAAAAAAGAAATGTGCAATGCACGCAACATGGTGGAAAAATCACACTCCACGATCCGTTTTAATATGCATACATAGTAGCAATattactaagggcatctccaacgctgactcACAAGTTTGCTCCCGCATTCGTCCGAGGATAGGGCGACGAGTCTGCGGACCCGGCCATCCAACCTACTGGTATACATTTCAATCCGCATTTCAATAGACCGGACATAATTCATGCAAACTCAACGGATTTCATCAAAGTTTGAATATAATATAGCATAAATCATTCATACATAGCATGCAAAAAAGTCTAGTAAAACAATAGTTCAAAATTAACAAGATTAACTggatgttcaacaagtttttcaTGAATGGATTATGTCGTCCCACACATACTGCCCCTTCAGCTTCATACAACAGTGTATGTGCGTAAATGGTCGTTCCTCTATCATGTGGTACATCATGGCAGCGTGTACAGGCTACACAATGGGTAGAGCAACATTCAATGAATGAATGAATCAATTAGCAAGTTCAGCAAGAAGAAGCAAAACATACGGTCTCCTCGGCTCCCACGCGCAATGGTCACCTTGCCACCAACATATCAATCGCGCCACAAAACTTTGTGACGGTAGTTTGGATAGCGCACAATCGATACGATAATGACCTCACATTGTTGAACACATATGCATCAACGACGGGTCAACTCATTAACCCTGCAAAATGTTCCACTCATTTTTTTTCGATAATTGCTTGCAAGCTGTTTCAAATGAAGTAAAGAGTGTGTTGGAGATCACACAAGAGGTATTTGATCCAAAATATTTGGGTCTTCCTGTGCGAGAAGGAATGATGCATAAAGAAAGATTTGAAACACTACAAGCTAACATGAGTACGTAGGAAGCTTGTGGATTGGAGTGAGAGATATATGTTTGTGGGTGACAAAGAAATTTTGATCAAGTCGGTGGCTCAAGTAATGTACAATTTTGTGATGAGTGTCTTTCGTCTACCAGCCTCAGTTTGTGATGATTATTGAACTCGTCTCATGAGACAATATTGATGGGGCGTCGAGAATGGGAAGAAGAAAATGGCTGGGCTTAACTGGGACTGCCTAATTGTAAGGGTGGCATGGGTTTTTGAGATATGAGGGCTTTCAATCAAACACTATTGGCCAAGCAGGCTTGGCGGTTGATTGATACCCCGAGCAACTTATGCGCACGTCTCTTGCGAGCTAAGTACTACCCACTTCCGGTAACTCTTCGGCGGTGTGGAAAGGAACTTTGTATGGTTTGGACCTTGTTAAACAAGGTCTTATATGGCGAGTGGGGGACGGCTCTTTGATTAGAACATGGCGAGATCCGTGGATTCCACGTAGGCCTGACTTTTCGACCAATAACACCGAAGAGGAATTGTCATTTCAATTGGGTAGCGGATTTGGGATGATAATGGCGCTTGGATTATGCAAACGATTAAATGATTATTTTTCGTCAATGGATATACAAGAAATTGTGAAGATCCGACGTTCCCCCGGAACCGGATAGATTTCTTTGCTTGGTTTCCGGAGAAGAGCGACCGCTTCACAGTTAGAAGTGCATACAGATTGGCCACGTCCGCTCATGATGAGGCCTTTGTTGCAGGTGCATCAAGTAGTATACCGAACAGCGAGCGGCCAACTTGGCAATGTATTTGGAATGCATCAGTTCCTCGAAAAATGAAATCATGGCTTGGAAAGCGGCATCCGGTGCACCGGCAACAAACCAAAATAAAGTGCATAGACACTTTTCTACATGACGTACTTTGTCCTCTATGTGGCGTTG
This window harbors:
- the LOC119357212 gene encoding tRNA-specific adenosine deaminase TAD1-like, translating into MLRSSSPHTLDGVLWAKAASLAALRQYYALPKKGKPQGCESTVLAAFLLSFPQNPLNPTVLSLATGTKCLGAARLARRALLRLIYAEIGTDNPPSWLVASGTDGRWRLKDGHQLHLYITQLPCGVMPVPPSPLEVRREQLDTMANGYSDVGFVQRKPGRGDTTLLVSCFDKITRWCAVGIQGALLSHILEPLYLSTITIGQLPGGAPDGFCIESNVVKVLCARLSCLSRKFPDPFKTNKPLFFEAPIPPKEFQQTSGDIPPLTCG